The sequence below is a genomic window from Bactrocera neohumeralis isolate Rockhampton chromosome 4, APGP_CSIRO_Bneo_wtdbg2-racon-allhic-juicebox.fasta_v2, whole genome shotgun sequence.
AGTGGCGACGTTCACTCACCAAAAATGAGTTATTATTATCTTGTTGTTCTCTACTTTGTCTATGTATACTGCTGTAGCTTTGACGTTCACTAGGGAAAACCGAACTCGATGGCTCCTCGTGCAAGTTTAAAATACTCTTGCGATGAATTTTACCATTCGATGTAAGACTACCTATCTGATTGGAATCGTTAGAAATAGATTTTCGATGAAATACTGAGTTCGTAACGTTCGTATCGGCAGTGAAGTCGCTTCTTCGATGATGAAAATGTTTGGATACTGTAGCAGCTGAAGAACTAGATTTCGTTTTTGACGAGCAGCTTTCAACGGCTGTGGACTTTTGTTGAGTGGTATGTGTTTGATCTGACATAAATTTAGCCGATCCAGCAGCGTTTAGCTTTGCTGATGCGCTCTGCATTTCTCCAAACTTGCATTGGGTGGAGTGTGTTTGACCGGTGACTTCTCCCATTGTTGTACTGGATAATACTCTTTCAGAAGTGTTGCCAATTTTACTAGTTTTGAATTGTGCCGAGGAGGACTCATGCGACGAAGCGTTCATGCGGGTATcaatcattttattttcctttctaATACGATTTTCGGTCATAGAAATTGCCTCGTCGTGTTTATTTTCAACGTTTACAATGTTCTTAACATTGTTGGTCTTTGCAACATTCTCTATGACATTCACTCTCTCTTGTCGTTTAACATATTCTGTTTCTGGTTCTTTCTTAACCCGACCACCTATTACTGTAGTTACCTTTTTCGTCGATACTACTACTAAACCGTCAACGGGTTTATCCGAACTTACATTTGCGGCAGGAATTGCTTGTTTGCCAGAAACAAAGTTCATTTGATTAGTCGTTTTCAAAATGGCGTTATCCTCTCCAAGAGTTATAGATGATTTGTTATGAGAATACTTCGATCGGACAGCCTTTTGTACTACTTTAGTGCTGTCTAATCTTGAACTTTGCTTTTCATTGTAGTCATCTCTTCTGGAAACCTGAAGAGTGCCCTCTAGTTTGAGATTGTCTACTGGACGTTTTACAACCACCTTTTCAGTAgcagttttcaaaagtttagaATCGGTTCTATCTGTAGATGAAATATACATGTGTCCTTCTGGCCTAAGATTATCTTCCGGTTTTACTTGTTTTGGACGCTCAGCCGGCTGATATTGCTGTTTTTCCTTACTGTAGAAAGTGCCTTCAGGTTTAAGGTTATTACGTGGCACAATTTTGTCTGGTCTCTTAACACCCACGTGCTTTTCCGTCTCTGTAAAGGTCATCTCCCCCTCCATTCTTAAATTATCTTTGTGAATGACTCGTCTCACTTTTTCAGCCGGTTTAAATCCGGGTTTATCAGGAGTGTAAAATTCACCCTCCGTTCTTAAATTATCAGAGGGTACAACCTTTTCGGGCCTATTTACATACTGATACTGATTTTTCTCTGCAAACGTCATTTCTCCTTCCATGTGTAAATTATCTTTTCGGACAATGCGTTTTGTTTTCTCGGCGGGCTTGAATGATGTTTTCTCGGGTACGGTAAATTCACCCTCCACTTTTAAATTGTCTTTGGGTTTTTTCACTACAGGTCGTTCACCAGACTTGTATGAAGGCTTCTCCACTTTATAAAATTCGCCTTCAGGTCTTAGGTTATCTGTAGGTTTTATTTGATCCGGCTTTTTAACAAACTCATATTCCGTTTTCTCGGTAAATATAATTTCTCCTTCCGTACGAAGGTTGTCCTTTCTAATAATTCGCTCACTTTTTTCAGCAGGTCTAAACGCAATTTTTTCTGGTACATAAATGTTTCCCTCTGATTTGAGATTATCTTGTGGTTTTTTCGGAACAGGACGTTCGGCGGGTTTATACCCAGGTTTCTCTGGCTTATAAAATTCTCCCTCAGGCCGTAGATTATCTGCATGCTTTACTTGTGACGGTCGCTCACCGTGTCTGAATTTTGGTTTATCGGGAGAATAAAATTCTCCTTCAGGCTTCAAATTATCCTCCGGACGCTTCTGTACGGGACGTTCGGCTGGTTTATACCCAGGCTTCTCTGGTGTATAAAACTCTCCCTCAGGGCGTAGATTGTCTGCATGCTTTACTTGTGATGGACGCTCTCCGGGTTGGAATTTTGGTTTATCGGGAGAATAAAATTCTCCTTCGGGCTTCAAATTATCCTCCGGACGCTTCTGTACAGGACGTTCGGCTGGTTTATACCCTGGTTTCTCTGGTGTATAAAACTCTCCTTCAGGCCGTAGGTTATCTGCATGTTTTACTTGTGATGGCCGCTCTCCGGGTTGGAATTTTGGTTTATCGGGAGAATAAAATTCTCCTTCGGGCTTCAAATTATCTTCCGGACGCTTCTGTACAGGACGTTCCGCTGGTTTATACCCAGGCTTCTCTGGTGTATAAAACTCTCCCTCAGGGCGTAGATTGTCTGCATGCTTTACTTGTGATGGACGCTCTCCGGGTTGGAATTTTGGTTTATCAGGAGAATAAAATTCTCCTTCAGGCTTCAAATTATCCTCCGGACGCTTCTGTACGGGACGTTCGGCTGGTTTATACCCAGGTTTCTCTGGTGTATAAAACTCTCCCTCAGGGCGTAGATTGTCTGCATGCTTTACTTGTGATGGACGCTCTCCTGGTTGGAATTTTGGTTTATCGGGAGAATAAAATTCTCCTTCGGGCTTCAAATTATCCTCCGGACGCTTCTGTACAGGACGTTCGGCTGGTTTATACCCAGGTTTCTCTGGTGTATAAAATTCTCCCTCAGGCCGCAGGTTATCTGCATGCTTTACTTGTGATGGCCGCTCTCCGGGTTGGAATTTTGGTTTATCGGGAGAATAAAATTCTCCTTCAGGCTTCAAATTATCCTCCGGACGCTTCTGTACGGGACGTTCGGCTGGTTTATACCCAGGTTTCTCTGGTGTATAAAACTCTCCCTCAGGGCGTAGATTGTCTGCATGCTTTACTTGTGATGGACGCTCTCCTGGTTGGAATTTTGGTTTATCGGGAGAATAAAATTCTCCTTCGGGCTTCAAATTATCCTCCGGACGCTTCTGTACAGGACGTTCGGCTGGTTTATACCCAGGTTTCTCTGGTGTATAAAATTCTCCCTCAGGCCGTAGGTTATCTGCATGCTTTACTTGTGATGGACGCTCTCCTGGTTGGAATTTTGGTTTATCGGGAGAATAAAATTCTCCTTCAGGCTTCAAATTATCCTCTGGCCGCTTCTGTGTGGGACGTTCGGCCGGTTTATACCCAGGTTTCTGTGGAGTGTAAAATTCTCCTTCTGGCCGAAGATTGTCTACATGTTTCACTTGTGACGGCCGCTCGCCAGGTtggaattttggtttttctggGGTATAAAACTCTCCTTCTGGCTTTAAATTGTCTGTAGGCTTCACTTGCTCTGGCCTGCtaacaaattcatatttttcttttgtttcgaAAGTCATTTCACCTTCAGTGCGTAAGTTATCCTTCCTAATAATACGTTCGACTTTTTCTGCTGGCCTATAACCAGGCTTTCCAGGTGTGTAAAACTCGCCCTCAGGACGTAAGTTATCTTTTGGCTTCTTCTGAGTAGGTCGTTCGGCGGGTATGTAATCGGATTTTTCTGGAGAATAAAACTCGCCTTCTGTTCGAAGATTATCTTCAGGCTTCTTTTGTATTGGACGCTCTGCGGGCCTATAACTTGTTTTCTCAGGTATATAAAACTCACCTTCAGGCTTTAAGTTATCTTCGCGTCTAATAACTAACGGAGTCTCAGCTGCCTGATATTTTGGTTTTTCGGGAGTATAGAAATCACCCTCGGGTTTGAGATTATCAGTGGGTTTAATCTGATCAGGTCTAATGACAAACGTATATTCttcttttctttcaaaattcatttcacCTTCTGAGCGGAGATTGTCTTTCCTTATAATACGTTCAACCTTTTCAGCCGGTTTGTATACTAACTTCTCTGGTACTGTAAACGCACCTTCGGGTCTCAAGTTATCCTCAGGTTTAATTTGAGAAGGTCGTTCTGAAACTTGATACATTGGCTTTTCTGGAGTGTAAAATTCTCCCTCTGGTTTGAGGTTATCAATAGGTTTGACTTGCTCAGGTCTATTAACAAATTGATAATCTTCTTTTACTTCAAATATCATCTCCCCTTCAGTTCGCAAGTTATCTTTTCTTATTATTCGTTCTGTTCTTTCAGCTGGAGTGTAAGTGGTTTTCTCTGGAACAGTGAACTCTCCTTCAGGTCGTAAATTATCAAGAGGTTTTTTTTGAGTTGGCCTCTCCGCCGGCCGGTAACCAGGTTTTTCGGGTGTATAAAATTCACCTTCTGGTTTAAGGTTGTCTTCATGCTTGACTGGAGAAGGCCGATCTGCTGgaacaaaatcgactttttgtGGTTTATAAAACTCCCCGTCCGGTTTCAAATTATCTTCCCGTCTAATAATCAATGGCTTTTCGGCTGGCTGATACTTCGATTTTTCCGGAGCGTAGAATTCGCCTTCCGGTTTTAGATTATCAGTGGGTTTCAATTGCTCTGGCCTAACAACAAACTGATATTCTTCCTTCGTTTCAAAAGTCATCTCACCTTCTGAGCGCAAGTTATCCTTTCTAACAATACGTTCGACTTTTTCCGCTGGTTGGTAAGGTGTTTTCTGCGGAATAGTGAATTCACCTTCTGGTCTTAAATTGTCCTCAGGTTTCTTTGCAATAGGTCGGTCAGCGGACTGGTAGTCTGGTTTATCAGGAGCATAAAACTCTCCCTCCTGTCTCAAATTGTCTTGGGGTTTTTTCTGAGTTGGGCGTTCCGCAGGTTCAAAACCAGGTTTCTCGGGTGTATAGAATTCACCCTCCGGTTTTAAATTATCCTTATGTCGAATTTGCACTGGCTTTTCAGCAGGTTGGTATTTTGGTTTTTCTGGGGTATAGAATTCTCCTTCCGGTCTAAGATTATCTACCGGTTTGACTTGCTCTGGTCTATTTACAAATTGATATTCttctttcttttcaaaaataatttcccCTTCTGAGCGCAAGTTGTCTTTCCTTACTACACGAACAGTTTTTTCGGCgggtttatatatttctttttcggGAATCATGAACTCGCCTTCCGGTCTTAAGTTATCTTCAGGTTTCAATTGAGTAGGTCTTTCAGCAGCCTTAAATTCCTGCTTGTCTGGTACATAAAACTCACCTTCTGGACGCAAATTATCTTCTGGCCGCTTTTGAATTGGACGCTCTGCTGGTGTGAAACCTGGTTTTTGTGGAGTATAGAATTCGCCTTCGGGTTTTAAGTTATCTTCGTGTCTGATTTGTAAAGGTTTTTCAGCTGGCTTATATATTGATTTCTCTGGAGCATAAAACTCGCCTTCTGGCTTTAGATTATCAGTGGGTTTCACTTGATTGGGCCTAATAACAAACTGATATTCTTCTTTTGTTTCGAATGTCATTTCACCTTCTGTGCGTAAATTGTCCTTTCTAATAACACGTTCAATTTTTTCAGCAGGTTTATACATTTCTTTTTCCGGAACAAGAAACTCGCCTTCAGGTTTCAAATTATCTATAGGTTTCTTTTGCGTTGGACGTTCGGCGGGTTGATAAGTGGGTTTCTCGTGTTTATAGAACTCCCCTTCTGGTTTCAAATTGTCTTCTGGGCGTTTCTGAGTTGGACGTTCTGCTGGCCTATATCCAGGTTTTTCTGGAGTGTAAAATTCTCCCTCAGGGCGAAGGTTGTCCTCTGGTCTAACTTGTGTAGGACGTTCTCCTGGTTGAAACTTTGTTTTCTCTGGTGAATAGAAATCACCTTCTGGCTTCAAATTATCTTCCGGCCGTTTCTGAGTTGGACGTTCTGCTGGTCTAAATCCGGGCTTCTCAGGAGTGTAAAATTCGCCTTCGGGTCGCAAATTGTCAGCATGTCGTACTTGAGTGGGACGCTCTCCAGGTTGGAACTTAGGTTTCTCTGGTGAATAGAAATCACCTTCTGGCTTCAAATTATCCTCTGGCCGTTTCTGAGTTGGACGTTCTGCTGGCCTAAATCCAGTTTTTTCTGGAGTGTAAAATTCACCCTCAGGCCTAAGGTTGTCCTCTGGTCTAACTTGTGTGGGACGTTCTCCTGGTTGGAACTTTGTCTTCTCTGGTGTATAGAACTCGCCTTCTGGTCTCAAATTATCTTCCGGTTTCTTCTGAACTGGACGTTCAGCGGGTCTAAATCCAGGTTTTTCGGGAGTGTAAAATTCACCCTCAGGCCTAAGGTTGTCCTCTGGTCTAACTTGTGTGGGACGTTCTCCTGGTTGGAACTTTGTCTTCTCTGGTGTATAGAACTCGCCTTCTGGTCTCAAATTATCTTCTGGCTTCTTTTGAGTTGGACGTTCAGCTGGTCTAAATCCGGGCTTCTCAGGAGTGTAAAATTCGCCTTCGGGTTTCAAATTATCAGCATGTCGTACTTGTGTGGGGCGCTCTCCAGGTTGGAACTTTGGTTTCTCTGGTGAATAGAAATCACCTTCTGGTTTCAAATTATCCTCTGGCCGTTTCTGAGTTGGACGTTCTGCTGGCCTATATCCAGGTTTTTCTGGAGTGTAAAATTCACCCTCAGGCCGAAGGTTGTCCTCTGGTCTAACTTGTGTAGGACGTTCTCCTGGTTgaaactttgttttttctggTGCATAAAACTCTCCTTCTGGTCTCAAATTATCTTCTGGCTTCTTTTGAGTTGGACGTTCAGCTGGTCTAAATCCGGGCTTCTCAGGAGTGTAAAATTCGCCTTCGGGTCGCAAATTATCAGCATGTCGTACTTGAGTGGGACGCTCTCCAGGTTGGAACTTAGGTTTCTCTGGTGAATAGAAATCACCTTCTGGCTTCAAATTATCCTCTGGCCGTTTCTGAGTTGGACGTTCTGCTGGCCTAAATCCAGTTTTTTCTGGAGTGTAAAATTCACCCTCAGGCCTAAGGTTGTCCTCTGGTCTAACTTGTGTGGGACGTTCTCCTGGTTGGAACTTTGTCTTCTCTGGTGTATAGAACTCGCCTTCTGGTCTCAAATTATCTTCCGGTTTCTTCTGAACTGGACGTTCAGCGGGTCTAAATCCAGGTTTTTCGGGAGTGTAAAATTCACCCTCAGGCCTAAGGTTGTCCTCTGGTCTAACTTGTGTGGGACGTTCTCCTGGTTGGAACTTTGTCTTCTCTGGTGTATAGAACTCGCCTTCTGGTCTCAAATTATCTTCTGGTTTCTTTTGAGTTGGACGTTCAGCTGGTCTAAATCCGGGCTTCTCAGGAGTGTAAAATTCGCCTTCGGGTTTCAAATTATCAGCATGTCGTACTTGTGTGGGGCGCTCTCCAGGTTGGAACTTTGGTTTCTCTGGTGAATAGAAATCACCTTCTGGTTTCAAATTATCCTCTGGCCGTTTCTGAGTTGGACGTTCTGCTGGCCTATATCCAGGTTTTTCTGGAGTGTAAAATTCACCCTCAGGCCGAAGGTTGTCCTCTGGTCTAACTTGTGTAGGACGTTCTCCTGGTTgaaactttgttttttctggTGCATAAAACTCTCCTTCTGGTCTCAAATTATCTTCTGGCTTCTTTTGAGTTGGACGTTCAGCTGGTCTAAATCCGGGCTTCTCAGGAGTGTAAAATTCGCCTTCGGGTCGCAAATTATCAGCATGTCGTACTTGTGTGGGACGCTCTCCAGGTTGGAACTTTGGTTTCTCTGGTGAATAGAAATCACCTTCTGGTTTCAAATTGTCTTCTGGCTTCTTTTGAGTTGGACGTTCAGCGGGTCTAAACCCATGTTTTTCAGGAGTGTAAAACTCACCCTCAGGCCGAAGGTTGTCCTCTGGTCTAACTTGTGTGGGACGTTCCCCTGGTTgaaactttgttttttctggTGCATAAAACTCTCCTTCTGGTCTCAAATTATCTTCTGGCTTCTTTTGAGTTGGACGTTCAGCTGGTCTAAATCCGGGCTTCTCAGGAGTGTAAAATTCGCCTTCGGGTTTCAAATTATCAGCATGTCGTACTTGTGTGGGGCGCTCTCCAGGTTGGAACTTTGGTTTCTCTGGTGAATAGAAATCACCTTCTGGTTTCAAATTATCCTCTGGCCGTTTCTGAGTTGGACGTTCTGCTGGCCTATATCCAGGTTTTTCTGGAGTGTAAAATTCACCCTCAGGCCGAAGGTTGTCCTCTGGTCTAACTTGTGTAGGACGTTCTCCTGGTTgaaactttgttttttctggTGCATAAAACTCTCCTTCTGGTCTCAAATTATCTTCTGGCTTCTTTTGAGTTGGACGTTCAGCTGGTCTAAATCCGGGCTTCTCAGGAGTGTAAAATTCGCCTTCGGGTCGCAAATTATCAGCATGTCGTACTTGTGTGGGACGCTCTCCAGGTTGGAACTTTGGTTTCTCTGGTGAATAGAAATCACCTTCTGGTTTCAAATTGTCTTCTGGCTTCTTTTGAGTTGGACGTTCAGCGGGTCTAAACCCATGTTTTTCAGGAGTGTAAAACTCACCCTCAGGCCGAAGGTTGTCCTCTGGTCTAACTTGTGTGGGACGTTCCCCTGGTTgaaactttgttttttctggTGCATAAAACTCTCCTTCTGGTCTCAAATTATCTTCTGGCTTCTTTTGAGTTGGACGTTCAGCTGGTCTAAATCCGGGCTTCTCAGGAGTGTAAAATTCACCCTCAGGCCTAAGGTTGTCCTCTGGTCTAACTTGTGTAGGACGTTCTCCTGGTTGATACTTTGATTTTTCTGGTGTATAGAACTCGCCTTCTGGTCTCAAATTATCTTCTGGCTTCTTTTGAGTTGGACGTTCAGCTGGTCTAAATCCGGGCTTCTCAGGAGTGTAAAATTCGCCTTCGGGTCGCAAGTTGTCAGCATGTCTAACTTGTGTGGGACGCTCTCCAGGTTGGAACTTTGGTTTCTCTGGTGAATAGAACTCGCCTTCTGGTCTCAAATTATCTTCTGGCTTTTTCTGAGTTGGACGTTCAGCTGGTCTAAACCCAGGTTTTTCAGGAGTGTAAAACTCACCCTCAGGCCTAAGGTTGTCCTCTGGTCTAACTTGTGTAGGACGTTCTCCTGGTTGGAACTTTGACTTTTCTGGTGTATAGAACTCGCCTTCTGGTCTCAAATTATCTTCTGGTTTCTTCTGAACTGGACGTTCAGCAGGCCTAAATCCAGGTTTTTCGGGAGTGTAAAATTCACCCTCAGGGCGAAGGTTGTCCCCTGGTCTAACTTGTGTTGGACGTTCTCCTGGTTGAAACTGTGCCTTTTCGGGTGTATAGAACTCGCCTTCTGGTCTCAAATTATCTTCTGGCTTCTTCTGAACTGGACGTTCAGCAGGCCTAAATCCAGGTTTTTCTGGAGTGTAAAACTCGCCTTCTGGTTGCAAATTGTCAGCATGTCTTACTTGCGTGGGACGCTCTCCTGGTTGGAATTTTATCTTCTCTGGTTTATAGAATTCTCCTTCTGGTTTCAAATTGTCTTCTGGTTTCGTTTGTGTAGGACGTTCAGCAGGTCTAAATCCGGGTTTTTCAGGCGTATAAAACTCTCCTTCCGATTTAAGATTATCAATTGGTTTGATTTGTTCCGGCCTACTCACAAATGTGTATTCTTCTTTTACGTCAAATATCATTTCTCCTTCTGTTTTGAGATTGTCTTTTCTTATTACTCGTGTTGTCTGTTCCGCTGGTGCATACGAGATCTTTTCCGGCACTATGAATTCACCTTCAGGGCGGAGATTGTCCTCTGGTTTCTTTTGTAACGGGCGTTCTGTTGATTGATAGACTGGTTTGTCGGGAGTGTAGAAATCTCCTTCCGGTTTTAGGTTgtctttatatttaatttgagtAGGTTTTTCTGCTGGAACatacgttgttttttctggcaTATAAAATTCACCTTCAGATTTGAGGTTATCAGTGGGTTTGACTGGCAGAGGCCTTATTACATATTGATATTCCTCTTTTTCCGTAAATGTCATTTCTCCTTCACTGCGCAAGTTGTCTTTTCTAATTATGCGTTCCGTTCTTTCAGCCGGTTGGAATGGAATTTTTTCGGGAACTATAAATTCTCCCTCAGGTTTCAAATTGTCCTCGGGTTTTATTAAAGTGACTTGCTCGTCAATGTCGTACAAAAGTTTTAATCGAGATTCTTCGAGATCCTTTTTAGACCAAGTGTTGGACCTTATTCGCGTTTGAGATTCGTCCAGCAAAtctattaattaacaaaaaacgcagttcttaatttaaacaaaggatatattgtatatactataGACTTTACCTATAGTCTCTATTATAGCATCCGTCTTCTTAACGCTTGAAGCACAATGGTGGCGACTGAAAtgagcatacatatatgatattttgatataaaatgcTAATTTAAAGCCAATTATAAAGAACCAACATTTCTAAAAGCTAATTATTTATATTGCTTACCCGCAAGTGCAGAT
It includes:
- the LOC126756767 gene encoding uncharacterized protein LOC126756767 isoform X36, which produces MVSKGSKKKQQQISVSDSKNAASTSSTTSSSSKTVVHTAGTEAASTSSSAVGVTSTSSPTWTKTSQTLQKSESAASNKSMLATTHSGTQSQLQSTLFKSSSSSSSHTESRSEQKQRRQQIEQQQQQQQEQLYEIVSDVGSIGGGQSAPIASIMSDTLKSTKASSSSSSFQQKSEYYEEISNDFSNAKIISSIDLLESDKKEPVFSVPIDVIEIVGSGSSSIGSNYNKAYLSSSQSQTGIMTSTSSSNFAHIESASSSSKVIDGGITITDMSTENSKSISSTSNTAKSGKVTSTNVEMTSSSNKFLTNDVNNSSTEVNSYTSYSTIDGKAINGATTPVIAPLITSPAKTQQTSTAFTKSTQRAIDDDSHSITSTAHSEITSQGDSTSLTETAKNLKSDVVVSGSSRQLASNVTNKSTKKSSIIEQNISEQTIEESSLKKSKSTSKKEVYDVKTKRWTELNEKTGTGATNKKQPTIERYVSRESDGTYKITYKKKIFDQRANKWKIVEEKTVDSAHDTHYPEIVDDVINTTTTTYTTKVYDTKTGEWKIVEEKSFVDSKAFVPNDIVREIEKDNTDVANITTTTEVTKIFDASLNDWRVLDEKTHTDVIERIVETPKKTIYIDEFVEIEKNVQITEDSENITNERTNTSKRKDITTNIYDEVDDVKREKLTTSDSRIRGVDKKETFGSKHTDMCICEICTCGRHHCASSVKKTDAIIETIDLLDESQTRIRSNTWSKKDLEESRLKLLYDIDEQVTLIKPEDNLKPEGEFIVPEKIPFQPAERTERIIRKDNLRSEGEMTFTEKEEYQYVIRPLPVKPTDNLKSEGEFYMPEKTTYVPAEKPTQIKYKDNLKPEGDFYTPDKPVYQSTERPLQKKPEDNLRPEGEFIVPEKISYAPAEQTTRVIRKDNLKTEGEMIFDVKEEYTFVSRPEQIKPIDNLKSEGEFYTPEKPGFRPAERPTQKKPEDNLRPEGEFYSPEKPKFQPGERPTQVRHADNLRPEGEFYTPEKPGFRPAERPTQKKPEDNLRPEGEFYTPEKSKYQPGERPTQVRPEDNLRPEGEFYTPEKPGFRPAERPTQKKPEDNLRPEGEFYAPEKTKFQPGERPTQVRPEDNLRPEGEFYTPEKHGFRPAERPTQKKPEDNLKPEGDFYSPEKPKFQPGERPTQVRHADNLRPEGEFYTPEKPGFRPAERPTQKKPEDNLRPEGEFYAPEKTKFQPGERPTQVRPEDNLRPEGEFYTPEKPGYRPAERPTQKRPEDNLKPEGDFYSPEKPKFQPGERPTQVRHADNLKPEGEFYTPEKPGFRPAERPTQKKPEDNLRPEGEFYAPEKTKFQPGERPTQVRPEDNLRPEGEFYTPEKHGFRPAERPTQKKPEDNLKPEGDFYSPEKPKFQPGERPTQVRHADNLRPEGEFYTPEKPGFRPAERPTQKKPEDNLRPEGEFYAPEKTKFQPGERPTQVRPEDNLRPEGEFYTPEKPGYRPAERPTQKRPEDNLKPEGEFYTPEKTKFQPGERPTQVRPEDNLRPEGEFYTPEKPGFRPAERPVQKKPEDNLRPEGEFYTPEKTKFQPGERPTQVRPEDNLRPEGEFYTPEKPGFRPAERPTQKKPEDNLRPEGEFYAPEKTKFQPGERPTQVRPEDNLRPEGEFYTPEKPGYRPAERPTQKRPEDNLKPEGDFYSPEKPKFQPGERPTQVRHADNLKPEGEFYTPEKPGFRPAERPTQKKPEDNLRPEGEFYTPEKTKFQPGERPTQVRPEDNLRPEGEFYTPEKPGFRPAERPVQKKPEDNLRPEGEFYTPEKTKFQPGERPTQVRPEDNLRPEGEFYTPEKTGFRPAERPTQKRPEDNLKPEGDFYSPEKPKFQPGERPTQVRHADNLRPEGEFYTPEKPGFRPAERPTQKRPEDNLKPEGDFYSPEKTKFQPGERPTQVRPEDNLRPEGEFYTPEKPGYRPAERPTQKRPEDNLKPEGEFYKHEKPTYQPAERPTQKKPIDNLKPEGEFLVPEKEMYKPAEKIERVIRKDNLRTEGEMTFETKEEYQFVIRPNQVKPTDNLKPEGEFYAPEKSIYKPAEKPLQIRHEDNLKPEGEFYTPQKPGFTPAERPIQKRPEDNLRPEGEFYVPDKQEFKAAERPTQLKPEDNLRPEGEFMIPEKEIYKPAEKTVRVVRKDNLRSEGEIIFEKKEEYQFVNRPEQVKPVDNLRPEGEFYTPEKPKYQPAEKPVQIRHKDNLKPEGEFYTPEKPGFEPAERPTQKKPQDNLRQEGEFYAPDKPDYQSADRPIAKKPEDNLRPEGEFTIPQKTPYQPAEKVERIVRKDNLRSEGEMTFETKEEYQFVVRPEQLKPTDNLKPEGEFYAPEKSKYQPAEKPLIIRREDNLKPDGEFYKPQKVDFVPADRPSPVKHEDNLKPEGEFYTPEKPGYRPAERPTQKKPLDNLRPEGEFTVPEKTTYTPAERTERIIRKDNLRTEGEMIFEVKEDYQFVNRPEQVKPIDNLKPEGEFYTPEKPMYQVSERPSQIKPEDNLRPEGAFTVPEKLVYKPAEKVERIIRKDNLRSEGEMNFERKEEYTFVIRPDQIKPTDNLKPEGDFYTPEKPKYQAAETPLVIRREDNLKPEGEFYIPEKTSYRPAERPIQKKPEDNLRTEGEFYSPEKSDYIPAERPTQKKPKDNLRPEGEFYTPGKPGYRPAEKVERIIRKDNLRTEGEMTFETKEKYEFVSRPEQVKPTDNLKPEGEFYTPEKPKFQPGERPSQVKHVDNLRPEGEFYTPQKPGYKPAERPTQKRPEDNLKPEGEFYSPDKPKFQPGERPSQVKHADNLRPEGEFYTPEKPGYKPAERPVQKRPEDNLKPEGEFYSPDKPKFQPGERPSQVKHADNLRPEGEFYTPEKPGYKPAERPVQKRPEDNLKPEGEFYSPDKPKFQPGERPSQVKHADNLRPEGEFYTPEKPGYKPAERPVQKRPEDNLKPEGEFYSPDKPKFQPGERPSQVKHADNLRPEGEFYTPEKPGYKPAERPVQKRPEDNLKPEGEFYSPDKPKFRHGERPSQVKHADNLRPEGEFYKPEKPGYKPAERPVPKKPQDNLKSEGNIYVPEKIAFRPAEKSERIIRKDNLRTEGEIIFTEKTEYEFVKKPDQIKPTDNLRPEGEFYKVEKPSYKSGERPVVKKPKDNLKVEGEFTVPEKTSFKPAEKTKRIVRKDNLHMEGEMTFAEKNQYQYVNRPEKVVPSDNLRTEGEFYTPDKPGFKPAEKVRRVIHKDNLRMEGEMTFTETEKHVGVKRPDKIVPRNNLKPEGTFYSKEKQQYQPAERPKQVKPEDNLRPEGHMYISSTDRTDSKLLKTATEKVVVKRPVDNLKLEGTLQVSRRDDYNEKQSSRLDSTKVVQKAVRSKYSHNKSSITLGEDNAILKTTNQMNFVSGKQAIPAANVSSDKPVDGLVVVSTKKVTTVIGGRVKKEPETEYVKRQERVNVIENVAKTNNVKNIVNVENKHDEAISMTENRIRKENKMIDTRMNASSHESSSAQFKTSKIGNTSERVLSSTTMGEVTGQTHSTQCKFGEMQSASAKLNAAGSAKFMSDQTHTTQQKSTAVESCSSKTKSSSSAATVSKHFHHRRSDFTADTNVTNSVFHRKSISNDSNQIGSLTSNGKIHRKSILNLHEEPSSSVFPSERQSYSSIHRQSREQQDNNNSFLVSERRHFNTLSQSQSRDQTSKSCNVHKTSSSSGIEFPSYSKHSERTVSRRNVNQSSISLGIDGASSTTLYRSEYKTVPSTTCAIHKIKEGAFQHTRNTNEHKFFKTVKN